One Poecilia reticulata strain Guanapo linkage group LG19, Guppy_female_1.0+MT, whole genome shotgun sequence genomic window carries:
- the LOC103481623 gene encoding chymotrypsin-like elastase family member 2A, with translation MAASGPPLLWFLSLLLLLLLSKASLPAAAYTLIPAQQPQHKVLQLDWPHDCGMPHFKPNMIERIVSGNEARPHSWPWQVSLQVRPRGSKHYIHVCGGTLIHKNWVLTAAHCFQKGKAEDPGSWRIVLGKHQLKRSESAERTFPIKRIYRHENFRYPAHSELDYDIALVKAGTDILPSNFIRYACLPRKQSPLKPGHYCWVTGWGDTRGGKENVSLAEALNQARLPIIDFKTCRQKKFWGDRVRDSMICAGFRDTEGPPAACQGDSGGPLLCQLGRDRWEVHGVVSFGPIGCTVENKPSVFTRTTAYIPWIEATRIRDFFLH, from the exons ATGGCTGCATCAGGACCTCCTCTGCTCTGGTTTCTGTcccttttgctgctgctgcttttgagCAAGGCTTCCCTGCCTGCGGCTGCATACACGCTCATCCCAGCACAACAGCCACAACACAAAGTCCTCCAGCTGG ACTGGCCACATGATTGCGGCATGCCCCACTTCAAGCCAAACATGATTGAGAGGATTGTCTCTGGAAATGAGGCCAGACCTCACTCCTGGCCCTGGCAGGTCTCTCTGCAg GTTCGACCCAGAGGAAGTAAACACTACATCCATGTCTGTGGAGGAACTCTCATCCATAAGAACTGGGTGCTCACTGCAGCTCACTGCTTCCAGAA GGGTAAAGCGGAGGATCCTGGGAGCTGGAGGATTGTCCTTGGGAAGCACCAGCTGAAGCGCTCAGAGTCTGCAGAGAGGACTTTCCCCATCAAGAGGATCTACCGGCACGAGAACTTCCGCTATCCTGCTCACAGCGAGCTGGACTACGACATCGCGCTGGTGAAGGCCGGCACGGACATCCTGCCTTCAAACTTCATCCGCTATGCCTGCCTGCCGCGCAAGCAGAGCCCCCTCAAACCGGGGCACTACTGCTGGGTGACGGGCTGGGGAGACACCAGAG GAGGGAAGGAGAACGTCTCGCTGGCGGAAGCGCTGAATCAAGCCCGTCTGCCCATCATCGACTTCAAAACTTGCCGGCAGAAGAAGTTCTGGGGCGACCGTGTCCGGGACTCGATGATCTGCGCCGGGTTCAGGGACACCGAGGGCCCGCCTGCGGCATGTCAG GGCGACTCAGGTGGTCCTCTGCTGTGCCAGCTCGGCCGTGATCGCTGGGAGGTGCACGGCGTGGTGAGCTTCGGCCCCATCGGCTGCACCGTGGAGAACAAACCCAGCGTCTTCACCCGCACCACCGCCTACATCCCCTGGATAGAGGCGACCCGCATCAGGGACTTCTTCCTGCACTGA